The Gloeomargarita sp. SKYB120 genomic interval GACGGGCATAAAAAGAGCTTTTTTTCGCCATAAAGTAGCCGTAAATTTTCGTGAAATCTATAGCAATCTAATTCTTAAATCAATCTAAAATTGGGATAAAGTCGTGGATAGGTTGTGTGAGACCTATGAACAGGCTATCGGTCTTTTGTAAATACGTCATCCGTAAGATTTTGAGTAAATATCGGGGGCAAATGAAGTCGGTCTTGGTCAGCGGTGCTGGCCCAGAGATCACGACCACTTCTGATTTGGATACCGCGTTGATGGAGTTGTATTTAGAGGAACGGGCCGTGAACCAAGCGGTGGCCGAATTGGAACACTTAACCGAGGTGTATAAACGCTTGGAGGCTGAACCCTTGAGCCATCAACGGGAACTGGGTTTGATTGAAGGAAAAATTCTCTGGATTTTTGGGCTGAAATCGCTGGCTGATGTTGCTCATTGAGGCGACTGACGGGATTCGAACCCGCGAATCGAGGAGCCACAATCCTCTGCCTTAACCGCTTGGCTACAGCCGCCGTTTGCAACTATCCAACATATCAATTCTAGAGGAGACTCGGCAAGTTAAGGTTGGGCGTCATCCCGTTTTGCAGGCGGTTGAGCTATAAAATTTGGGAGATTGCCGCGTTGAGTCGCTGCAACGTGTGGATTGCCCAGGTGCCCACGCCAGTTCAACTGTGTTACTCGTCCCTGGCCCAAAGCCTGGATGCAATTCGCCAGCAACCGGAGTACCAACGGGCGCACTGGGGCGTTGTGGTGCAAACCCAGGAAACGCCGCCCCGTACTCTCTACGAACACCAAAGCCAGCAATTTTTTATCCCTGCTTCTACGACCAAACTATTGACCACAGCGGCGGCGCTGGTGGAACTCGGCCCAGACTATCGCTTGCGCACCACGGTCTATCAGCGAGGCCGACGACTCTATCTAGTGGGTCAGGGCGACCCCACCTTGACCACTTTGAAACTGCAACAACTGGTCCAAAGAATTCCACCTCAGCGACGTCGCACCTTCGATACAGTGGTGATTCACACGGGTTTTTTCCAGGGACCCACCTTCAACGACCAGTGGGAATGGCAAGACCTGTTGAACACCGATATTGTGCCCGTCAACAGCTTGATTCTCAACCGCAATGAAACCCATTTACGGTTAGTGGCCCAGGCGGTGGATAAACCCGCACAGGTGCAGTGGTCGGACCCGGTGGCGGGACGTTACTGGCAAGTGTTCAATCGCACCCGCAGCACCGCGACTCCCCAGCAACCGATTCAGATTTGGATTCCGCCGGGACTGCCGCAATTGCACCTGCGGGGGGATGTAGCCGGGTCATCGCTGGACTTCACCGTGCCCATCCTGGACACCGACCGCTATCTGGCGCAAACTCTGGCCCAGTTATTCCCCAACAAAAAAATCGAGATTCAATCCACACCGAGACCGGCAAACTTGGGAGACGCCCTTGCCATCGTGGAATCC includes:
- the dacB gene encoding D-alanyl-D-alanine carboxypeptidase/D-alanyl-D-alanine-endopeptidase, with translation MSYKIWEIAALSRCNVWIAQVPTPVQLCYSSLAQSLDAIRQQPEYQRAHWGVVVQTQETPPRTLYEHQSQQFFIPASTTKLLTTAAALVELGPDYRLRTTVYQRGRRLYLVGQGDPTLTTLKLQQLVQRIPPQRRRTFDTVVIHTGFFQGPTFNDQWEWQDLLNTDIVPVNSLILNRNETHLRLVAQAVDKPAQVQWSDPVAGRYWQVFNRTRSTATPQQPIQIWIPPGLPQLHLRGDVAGSSLDFTVPILDTDRYLAQTLAQLFPNKKIEIQSTPRPANLGDALAIVESPPLAQLITHINRRSDNLYAEALLRHLGATRQPHIASDLAGIQVIQKVLARLGVDTTGVRQADGSGLSRHNRVTPLALVQLLQALAVSPWHQVYRDSLAVPGLPGTLRRRYTYTDIQLQAKTGTLSGVAALAGYLYPRRRPPLVFAIIVNQSEQPASVLRRGIDQMVMALYRWAETVSPDEWDNCPMSAPVAAGAFPEPAPALVLGRRASYRFPTNSSGLALSQLGSQVGLARASQ